Proteins from a genomic interval of Oncorhynchus clarkii lewisi isolate Uvic-CL-2024 chromosome 13, UVic_Ocla_1.0, whole genome shotgun sequence:
- the LOC139423661 gene encoding myosin heavy chain, fast skeletal muscle-like, producing MSTDAEMQIYGKAAIYLRKSEKERMEAQAAPFDSKNACYVADKVELYLKGLVTARADGKCTVTVTKPDGTKDEGKEFKDADIYEMNPPKYDKIEDMAMMTYLNEASVLYNLKERYAAWMIYTYSGLFCATVNPYKWLPVYDAEVVNAYRGKKRVEAPPHIFSVSDNAFQFMMIDKENQSVLITGESGAGKTVNTKRVIQYFATIAVSGAKKEAEPGKMQGSLEDQIIAANPLLESYGNAKTVRNDNSSRFGKFIRIHFQAGKLAKADIETYLLEKSRVSFQLPDERGYHIFFQMMTGHKPELVEMSLITTNPYDFPMCSQGQITVASINDNDELDATDDAITILGFTNEEKIGIYKLTGAVLHHGNLKFKQKQREEQAEPDGTEVADKIAYLLGLNSAEMLKALCYPRVKVGNEYVTKGQTVPQVNNSVSALAKSIYERMFLWMVIRINEMLDTKNPRQFYIGVLDIAGFEIFDYNSMEQLCINFTNEKLQQFFNHTMFVLEQEEYKKEGIVWAFIDFGMDLAACIELIEKPLGIFSILEEECMFPKSSDTTFKDKLYAQHLGKTKAFEKPKPAKGKAEAHFSLVHYAGTVDYNITGWLEKNKDPLNDSVCQLYQKSGVKILAALYPAPPPEDKAKKGGKKKGGSMQTVSSQFRENLHKLMTNLRSTHPHFVRCLIPNESKTPGLMENFLVIHQLRCNGVLEGIRICRKGFPSRIIYADFKQRYKVLNASVIPEGQFMDNKKASEKLLGSIDVNHEDYKFGHTKVFFKAGLLGVLEEMRDEKLASLVGMVQALSRGFLMRREFSKMMERRESIYAIQYNIRSFMNVKTWPWMKLYFKIKPLLQSAETEKELANMKENYDKMTADLAKALATKKQMEEKLVSLTQEKNDLALQVASEGESLNDAEERCEGLIKSKIQQEAKLKETTERLEDEEEINAELTAKKRKLEDECSELKKDIDDLELTLAKVEKEKHATENKVKNLTEEMASMDESVAKLTKEKKALQEAHQQTLDDLQAEEDKVNTLTKAKTKLEQQVDDLEGSLEQEKKLRMDLERSKRKLEGDLKLAQESIMDLENDKQQADEKIKKKEFETTQLLSKVEDEQSLGAQLQKKIKELQARIEELEEEIEAERAARAKVEKQRADLSRELEEISERLEEAGGATAAQIEMNKKREAEFQKLRRDLEESTLQHEATAAALRKKQADSVAELGEQIDNLQRVKQKLEKEKSEYKMEIDDLSSNMEAVAKAKGNLEKMCRTLEDQLSELKTKNDENVRQVNDISGQRARLLTENGEFGRQLEEKEALVSQLTRGKQAFTQQVEELKRAVEEEVKAKNALAHGVQSARHDCDLLREQFEEEQEAKAELQRGMSKANSEVAQWRTKYETDAIQRTEELEEAK from the exons ATGAGTACGGACGCTGAGATGCAAATCTACGGCAAGGCTGCCATATACCTTCGTAAGTCtgagaaggagaggatggaggcaCAAGCCGCACCCTTTGATTCAAAGAACGCCTGCTATGTGGCAGACAAGGTGGAGCTGTACCTTAAGGGTCTGGTCACTGCCAGGGCCGACGGGAAGTGTACTGTAACAGTCACGAAACCTGATGGCACTAAGGAT GAAGGAAAAGAGTTCAAAGATGCAGACATCTATGAGATGAACCCCCCTAAGTACGACAAGATTGAGGACATGGCCATGATGACCTACCTGAATGAAGCCTCTGTGTTGTATAACCTCAAAGAGCGTTATGCAGCATGGATGATCTAT ACCTACTCTGGGCTCTTCTGTGCCACGGTGAACCCCTACAAGTGGCTCCCTGTGTACGACGCAGAGGTTGTCAACGCCtacagagggaagaagagagtggAGGCTCCACCCcatatcttctctgtctctgacaaTGCCTTTCAGTTCATGATGATTG ataaggAGAACCAGTCCGTCCTGATTAC CGGAGAATCCGGTGCAGGAAAGACTGTCAACACCAAGCGTGTCATCCAGTACTTTGCCACCATTGCAGTGTCTGGGGCCAAGAAGGAAGCAGAACCTGGCAAAATGCAG GGGTCTCTTGAGGATCAGATCATTGCAGCTAACCCTCTGCTGGAGTCTTACGGTAATGCCAAGACAGTGAGGAACGACAACTCGTCTCGCTTT GGTAAATTCATCAGGATTCACTTCCAAGCTGGTAAACTGGCTAAAGCTGACATTGAGACCT acCTGCTGGAGAAGTCCAGAGTGTCCTTCCAGCTGCCCGATGAGAGAGGCTACCACATCTTCTTCCAGATGATGACAGGCCACAAACCTGAGCTAGTTG AAATGTCGCTCATCACCACCAACCCCTACGACTTCCCCATGTGTAGCCAGGGACAGATCACTGTGGCCAGCATTAATGACAATGACGAGCTGGATGCCACAGAT GATGCCATTACCATCCTGGGATTCACTAATGAAGAGAAGATTGGCATCTATAAGCTGACAGGAGCTGTATTGCACCATGGAAACTTGAAATTCAAGCAGAAGCAGCGTGAGGAGCAGGCCGAGCCAGACGGCACAGAGG TGGCTGATAAAATCGCCTACCTGCTGGGCCTGAACTCAGCTGAGATGTTGAAAGCTCTGTGCTACCCAAGAGTGAAGGTCGGCAACGAGTATGTGACCAAGGGACAGACTGTGCCTCAG GTTAATAACTCAGTCAGTGCTCTGGCCAAGTCCATCTATGAGAGGATGTTCTTGTGGATGGTCATCCGTATCAATGAGATGTTGGACACCAAGAATCCAAGGCAGTTCTATATCGGTGTGCTTGACATTGCCGGGTTTGAGATCTTTGAT TATAACAGCATGGAGCAGCTGTGCATCAACTTCACCAATGAGAAACTGCAacagtttttcaaccacaccatgTTCGTCCTGGAGCAAGAGGAGTACAAGAAGGAGGGAATCGTCTGGGCCTTCATTGACTTCGGCATGGACTTGGCTGCCTGCATTGAGCTTATTGAGAAG CCATTGGGCATCTTCTCCATCCTTGAAGAGGAGTGCATGTTCCCCAAGTCTTCAGACACTACCTTCAAGGACAAGCTGTACGCCCAGCATCTTGGCAAAACAAAGGCGTTTGAGAAGCCCAAGCCTGCCAAAGGCAAGGCAGAGGCCCACTTCTCCCTGGTGCACTACGCCGGAACTGTGGACTACAACATCACTGGGTGGCTGGAGAAGAACAAGGATCCCCTGAACGACTCAGTTTGTCAGCTGTACCAGAAGTCTGGAGTCAAAATTCTGGCTGCTCTGTATCCTGCTCCACCACCTGAGG ATAAAGCCAAGAAAGGAGGCAAGAAGAAGGGTGGTTCCATGCAGACTGTGTCCTCCCAGTTCAGG GAGAACTTACATAAGCTGATGACCAACTTGAGGAGCACTCATCCTCATTTTGTGCGCTGCCTGATCCCCAACGAGTCAAAGACTCCAG GTCTGATGGAGAACTTCCTGGTTATCCACCAGCTCAGGTGTAATGGTGTACTGGAGGGTATCAGGATCTGCAGAAAGGGCTTCCCCAGCAGAATCATCTATGCTGATTTCAAGCAGAG GTACAAAGTACTGAATGCCAGTGTCATCCCTGAGGGCCAGTTCATGGACAACAAGAAGGCTTCTGAGAAGCTGCTTGGgtccattgatgtgaatcacgaggattacaagtttggacacaccaag GTGTTCTTCAAAGCAGGTCTGCTGGGTGtcctggaggagatgagagatgagaagcTGGCCTCTCTGGTCGGCATGGTCCAGGCTCTCAGCCGTGGATTCCTCATGAGGAGAGAGTTTAGCAAGATgatggagaggag AGAATCAATTTACGCCATCCAGTACAACATCCGCTCATTCATGAATGTCAAAACCTGGCCATGGATGAAGTTGTACTTCAAGATCAAGCCCCTGTTGCAGAGCGCTGAGACTGAGAAGGAGCTGGCCAACATGAAGGAGAACTATGACAAGATGACGGCAGACCTGGCCAAGGCTCTGGCCACAAAGAAGCAAATGGAGGAGAAGTTGGTGTCCCTGACGCAGGAGAAGAACGACCTGGCGCTCCAAGTAGCATCT gaaggagaGAGTCTGAACGATGCTGAGGAAAGGTGCGAGGGGCTCATCAAGAGCAAGATCCAGCAGGAGGCCAAACTCAAAGAGACGACCGAGAggctggaggatgaggaggagatcaATGCTGAGTTGACTGCCAAGAAGAGGAAGCTGGAGGATGagtgctctgagctgaagaaggaCATTGATGACCTGGAGCTCACCCTGGCCAAAGTGGAGAAGGAGAAGCACGCCACTGAAAACAAG GTTAAAAACCTGACAGAGGAGATGGCGTCTATGGATGAGAGTGTTGCCAAGCTGACCAAGGAGAAGAAAGCCCTCCAAGAGGCCCACCAGCAGACACTGGATgacctgcaggcagaggaggacAAAGTCAACACTCTGACCAAGGCCAAGACCAAGCTGGAACAGCAAGTGGACGAC CTTGAGGGTTCTCTGGAGCAAGAGAAGAAGCTCCGTATGGACCTTGAGAGATCCAAGAGAAAGCTGGAGGGAGATCTGAAACTGGCCCAGGAGTCCATAATGGACCTGGAGAATGACAAGCAACAAGCTGATGAGAAAATCAAGAA GAAGGAGTTTGAGACCACCCAGCTCCTCAGCAAGGTTGAGGATGAGCAGTCTCTGGGAGCTCAGCTGCAGAAGAAGATCAAGGAACTCCAG GCCCGTattgaggagctggaggaggaaaTTGAGGCTGAGCGTGCTGCCAGGGCTAAGGTTGAGAAGCAGAGGGCCGATCTCTCCAGGGAACTTGAGGAGATCAGCGAGAGGCTGGAGGAGGCCGGAGGCGCCACTGCTGCTCAGATTGAGATGAACAAGAAGCGTGAGGCTGAGTTCCAGAAGCTGCGTCGTGATCTTGAAGAGTCCACCCTGCAGCATGAGGCCACAGCCGCCGCTCTGCGCAAGAAGCAGGCCGACAGTGTGGCTGAGCTCGGGGAGCAGATCGACAACCTGCAGCGCGTCAAGCAGaagctggagaaggagaagagcgAATACAAGATGGAGATTGATGACCTCTCCAGCAACATGGAGGCCGTCGCCAAGGCTAAG GGCAATCTGGAGAAGATGTGCCGTACTCTTGAGGACCAGCTGAGCGAGCTCAAGACTAAGAATGATGAGAATGTTCGCCAGGTCAACGACATCAGCGGACAGAGGGCCAGACTCCTGACAGAAAATG GTGAGTTTGGTCGCcagctggaggagaaggaagcactGGTGTCTCAGCTGACCAGAGGCAAACAGGCCTTCACCCAGCAGGTGGAGGAGCTAAAGAGGGCAGTTGAGGAGGAGGTCAAG GCTAAAAACGCACTGGCCCACGGTGTTCAGTCTGCCCGCCATGACTGTGACCTCCTGAGGGAGCAGtttgaggaggagcaggaggccaAGGCAGAGCTGCAACGCGGCATGTCCAAGGCCAACAGTGAGGTGGCTCAGTGGAGGACTAAGTATGAAACTGATGCCATCCAGCGcacagaggagctggaggaggccaAGTGA